One region of Bactrocera neohumeralis isolate Rockhampton chromosome 5, APGP_CSIRO_Bneo_wtdbg2-racon-allhic-juicebox.fasta_v2, whole genome shotgun sequence genomic DNA includes:
- the LOC126758491 gene encoding serine/threonine-protein phosphatase Pgam5, mitochondrial isoform X1 translates to MATLKNLRIISSIVVGTGAGLSAYYYQLLREPENLVQNSLPVYSTPVSEGALWDTNWDFREPKSCVRPVKNASPQEENRYNNELEKMRVKATRHIVLIRHGQYLDNGKHDKDHHLTELGKLQAKYTGQRLHELGIKWDKIIVSTMTRAQETSEMILKEIEYDPEKVRHCPYLREGAPIAPQPPISHWRPEKFQHFFQDGARIEAAFRRYFHRAAPDQEHDSHTLIIGHANVIRYFVCRALQLPPEAWLRININHGSITWLTIRPSGNVSIHHLGETGYMPANVISHRIPREAKNVV, encoded by the exons ATGGCTACGTTGAAGAATTTACGTATTATAAGCAGTATTGTCGTTGGTACAGGCGCAGGTTTATCGGCTTACTATTACCAACTTTTGCGCGAACCCGAAAACCTAGTGCAGAATTCCTTGCCAGTCTACAGTACCCCGGTTAGCGAAGGTGCACTCTGGGACACCAATTGGGACTTTCGCGAGCCCAAAAGTTGTGTGCGACCGGTTAAAAATGCTTCGCCACAAGAGGAGAATCGTTACAATAACGAGTTGGAAAAAATGCGCGTGAAAGCGACACGCCATATAGTGCTTATACGACATGGTCAATACTTGGATAATGGCAAACATGACAAAGACCACCACCTTACCGAATTGGGTAAATTACAAGCAAAATATACAGGACAACGTTTGCACGAGCTGGGCATTAAGTGGGATAAGATTATCGTGTCGACCATGACTAGGGCACAAGAAACTTCGGAGATGATACTTAAAGAAATTGAGTATGACCCTGAAAAAGTGAGACACTGCCCTTACTTACGTGAAGGTGCACCCATAGCACCACAACCGCCTATCTCACATTGGCGTCCCGAGAAATTT caGCATTTCTTCCAAGACGGCGCACGCATTGAAGCGGCTTTCAGACGTTATTTCCATCGCGCCGCTCCCGATCAAGAGCATGATTCCCATACGTTGATCATTGGTCACGCTAATGTTATACGTTATTTCGTATGCAGAGCATTGCAACTGCCACCTGAAGCATGGTTACGCATCAATATTAACCATGGTTCGATTACATGGCTAACTATTAGACCATCTGGTAATGTTAGCATCCACCATTTGGGCGAAACTGGCTATATGCCGGCGAATGTAATATCACATCGTATTCCGCGTGAGgcgaaaaatgttgtttaa
- the LOC126758491 gene encoding serine/threonine-protein phosphatase Pgam5, mitochondrial isoform X2 has translation MATLKNLRIISSIVVGTGAGLSAYYYQLLREPENLVQNSLPVYSTPVSEGALWDTNWDFREPKSCVRPVKNASPQEENRYNNELEKMRVKATRHIVLIRHGQYLDNGKHDKDHHLTELGKLQAKYTGQRLHELGIKWDKIIVSTMTRAQETSEMILKEIEYDPEKVRHCPYLREGAPIAPQPPISHWRPEKFHFFQDGARIEAAFRRYFHRAAPDQEHDSHTLIIGHANVIRYFVCRALQLPPEAWLRININHGSITWLTIRPSGNVSIHHLGETGYMPANVISHRIPREAKNVV, from the exons ATGGCTACGTTGAAGAATTTACGTATTATAAGCAGTATTGTCGTTGGTACAGGCGCAGGTTTATCGGCTTACTATTACCAACTTTTGCGCGAACCCGAAAACCTAGTGCAGAATTCCTTGCCAGTCTACAGTACCCCGGTTAGCGAAGGTGCACTCTGGGACACCAATTGGGACTTTCGCGAGCCCAAAAGTTGTGTGCGACCGGTTAAAAATGCTTCGCCACAAGAGGAGAATCGTTACAATAACGAGTTGGAAAAAATGCGCGTGAAAGCGACACGCCATATAGTGCTTATACGACATGGTCAATACTTGGATAATGGCAAACATGACAAAGACCACCACCTTACCGAATTGGGTAAATTACAAGCAAAATATACAGGACAACGTTTGCACGAGCTGGGCATTAAGTGGGATAAGATTATCGTGTCGACCATGACTAGGGCACAAGAAACTTCGGAGATGATACTTAAAGAAATTGAGTATGACCCTGAAAAAGTGAGACACTGCCCTTACTTACGTGAAGGTGCACCCATAGCACCACAACCGCCTATCTCACATTGGCGTCCCGAGAAATTT CATTTCTTCCAAGACGGCGCACGCATTGAAGCGGCTTTCAGACGTTATTTCCATCGCGCCGCTCCCGATCAAGAGCATGATTCCCATACGTTGATCATTGGTCACGCTAATGTTATACGTTATTTCGTATGCAGAGCATTGCAACTGCCACCTGAAGCATGGTTACGCATCAATATTAACCATGGTTCGATTACATGGCTAACTATTAGACCATCTGGTAATGTTAGCATCCACCATTTGGGCGAAACTGGCTATATGCCGGCGAATGTAATATCACATCGTATTCCGCGTGAGgcgaaaaatgttgtttaa
- the LOC126758479 gene encoding DNA topoisomerase 3-beta, producing the protein MKKVLMVAEKPSLAASLASILSNGRSTTKKASNNSCSTHEWVGPFREERSVLFRMTSVCGHVMTLDFVGKYNSWDRVDPAELFGCPTEKKEANPKQHMRTFLASEARGCEYLVLWLDCDKEGENICYEVMDAVSRVIPNVFSRNVTYRAHFSAITEKDIKGAMEALGYPNENESKSVDARQELDLRIGCAFTRFQTKFFQGRYGDLDSSLISYGPCQTPTLGFCVKRHDDIQTFKPESFWYLQLLAGQPEITLEWARGRVFKKEIAIMLMQRVKEQKEALVESVTSKEQFKGRPQALNTVELMRICSSGLGIGPFQAMQIAERLYTQGYISYPRTETNQYPANFDLHAVLRVLQPSSEFGEEARGILSDFNAPRKGKDAGDHPPITPMKLANRSDFDKDTWRVYDFICRHFLGTVSRDLKYRTTTAKLRVGLETFSCTANVLLDPGFTKVMTWQAFGRDEAIPPFVEGEKVTINDVRLAESQTGPPDYLTEAELITLMEQHGIGTDASIPVHINNISQRNYVRIETGRKLIPTTLGIVLVHGYQKIDPELVLPTMRSEVERMLNLIAKGSADFQAVLRHAIEIFRLKFLFFVKNIGSMDSLFEVSFSPLAETGKAHSRCGKCRRYMKYIQTKPARLHCSQCDETYSLPNGGNVKVYREFKCPLDDFELLAFTTGAKGRSYPFCPYCYNHPPFRDMPKNGGCNSCTHPTCPHSLNTLGISSCVECEHGILVLDCTLAPSWKLGCNRCDVIINCFKGATKVSVEEQKCTECGAQLVNVVYKSDKTKFKDSTEEKSGCVFCSNDFAHLVEKHRAVASRPVNVRGGARGGGRGGAKGGRGGAGGGRGGRGPRQPKDKMAQLAAYFV; encoded by the exons ATGAAGAAAGTATTGATGGTAGCGGAGAAGCCGTCTTTAGCGGCATCGCTTGCTTCTATTCTCTCCAATGGGCGCAGCACGACAAAAAAAG CATCAAATAACTCTTGTTCAACTCATGAATGGGTTGGTCCATTCCGTGAAGAGCGCAGCGTGCTCTTTCGAATGACGTCAGTGTGCGGTCATGTCATGACACTAGATTTTGTGGGCAAATACAACTCTTGGGATCGTGTAGACCCGGCAGAACTATTTGGCTGTCCAACCGAAAAGAAGGAAGCAAATCCCAAGCAACATATGCGCACATTTTTGGCGTCAGAAGCGCGAGGTTGCGAATATTTAGTGCTCTGGCTCGATTGTGATAAAGAGggcgaaaatatttgttatgaagTTATGGATGCGGTGTCGCGTGTCattccaaatgtattcagcCGCAATGTTACATATCGTGCGCACTTTTCTGCCATTACCGAAAAGGATATAAAAGGTGCTATGGAGGCACTTGGTTATCCGAATGAGAATGAGTCGAAGTCAGTGGATGCACGTCAAGAGCTCGACTTGCGAATCGGTTGTGCATTTACTCGCTTCcaaacgaaattttttcaagGACGCTATGGGGATTTGGATTCTTCCTTGATATCCTACGGGCCATGTCAAACACCCACGTTAGGTTTTTGTGTGAAACGGCATGACGATATACAAACGTTTAAGCCGGAAAGTTTTTGGTACCTGCAATTACTGGCGGGACAGCCCGAAATTACGTTAGAATGGGCGCGTGGACGGgtattcaaaaaagaaattgctATAATGTTAATGCAACGTGTAAAGGAACAAAAGGAAGCGCT ggTGGAGAGCGTAACTTCCAAAGAGCAGTTCAAGGGTCGCCCGCAGGCTTTAAACACAGTAGAGTTGATGCGTATTTGCAGTTCAGGACTGGGTATTGGTCCATTTCAAGCTATGCAAATCGCTGAGCGTTTATATACTCAGGGCTACATAAGTTATCCGCGTACAGAAACCAATCAGTATCCAGCGAATTTCGATTTGCA tGCCGTTCTACGTGTATTGCAACCCTCAAGCGAATTTGGCGAGGAAGCGCGTGGCATATTAAGCGATTTCAATGCGCCACGTAAAGGCAAAGACGCCGGTGACCACCCTCCCATCACCCCCATGAAACTAGCGAATCGTAGCGATTTTGATAAAGACACTTGGCGCGTATACGATTTTATTTGCCGTCATTTCCTCGGTACAGTGTCACGTGATTTGAAATATCGCACTACCACCGCTAAGCTGCGTGTCGGCTTGGAGACATTTTCGTGCACCGCAAACGTATTACTTGATCCGGGTTTTACAAAAGTAATGACCTGGCAAGCATTCGGCCGTGACGAGGCTATACCACCCTTTGTGGAGGGTGAAAAAGTGACTATAAACGATGTACGCTTGGCGGAATCTCAAACTGGACCACCGGACTACCTCACCGAAGCCGAATTGATCACGTTGATGGAGCAACATGGCATTGGCACAGATGCCTCGATACCGGTGCATATCAACAACATTTCACAGCGTAATTACGTGCGCATCGAGACCGGTCGCAAGCTGATACCAACAACGCTGGGAATCGTGCTGGTGCATGGCTATCAGAAG ATTGATCCGGAACTCGTCTTGCCCACTATGCGTTCTGAGGTCGAGCGCATGCTGAATCTTATTGCCAAAGGCTCAGCGGATTTTCAGGCTGTGCTGCGACATGCCATCGAAATATTCCGACTGAAGTTTTTGTTCTTCGTCAAAAACATCGGCAGTATGGATAGCTTGTTTGAGGTCTCTTTCTCGCCACTAGCCGAAACGGGCAAGGCGCACTCGCGTTGCGGCAAGTGTCGACGATACatgaaatatatacaa ACAAAACCTGCGCGCTTGCATTGCTCTCAATGCGACGAAACGTATTCGTTGCCGAACGGCGGTAATGTTAAAGTCTATCGTGAATTCAAATGCCCGCTGGACGATTTCGAATTGTTGGCATTTACCACCGGCGCTAAGGGACGCTCATATCCATTCTGCCCGTACTGCTACAATCATCCACCGTTCAGGGATATGCCCAAAAATGGCGGTTGCAACTCTTGCACGCATCCTACCTGCCCGCACTCACTCAATACACTGGGTATCTCCAGTTGTGTGGAGTGTGAGCATGGCATACTCGTGCTGGACTGCACATTGGCGCCCAGTTGGAAGTTGGGCTGCAATCGTTGCGATGTCATAATCAACTGTTTCAAGGGTGCCACCAAAGTGTCGGTGGAAG AACAAAAGTGCACGGAATGCGGCGCTCAACTAGTCAATGTAGTATACAAATCTGATAAGACAAAGTTCAAGGACAGCACTGAAGAGAAGAGCGGCTGTGTCTTCTGTTCCAACGATTTTGCGCATCTTGTGGAGAAACATCGCGCGGTCGCATCGCGTCCAGTGAATGTACGTGGTGGCGCGCGTGGCGGTGGGCGTGGTGGTGCTAAAGGTGGACGCGGTGGTGCAGGCGGTGGACGTGGCGGACGTGGACCGCGTCAGCCAAAGGACAAAATGGCCCAATTAGCGGCATATTTCGTTTAA
- the LOC126758475 gene encoding myb-binding protein 1A: MILFTEMKVKSAKKAVKRDPPADDGAEVEKPAAKVLKKAKMVSNGVTNGSAETTVAEQSAVEKGANAVNKSIFQHFKELTNEEEDKRMKAALQLLQQLSKTKEAEKREKELTYTLKRLVRGCGAATNTSRAGFYTGLVALLKAFDEHEITLENIFNTMHKELSVGATVANKDDADAVVGKILVCGALQQSGRLDNLKNNEHLERIISTLLQATKQRSYHASLAYALLIELVEKISAKDFNAVVWPLLQIELQRPWPKQTLQTVHCLIAVQRKFPNIVNAKFLKAHFGSADLLNADSYAHFYRLFWEHNNMQQLTHPAFELFGACLATSNNLKTFWTQQVDAGLETSNKLRELITLKIATDVLNSWQQTQEVVVADLLSPNFMRLLVEGLKNQKQKKDETLKAFYDDFFEALVGCCTKLADDEQLVAVIRHLILPPGLFGIEKYTSTRVVHQLINALGTTGVKQLNLLYRDIFLGTKAKNADNASETWLNFERMNAGFMLQHLLAHKAVRQEYDWREQQLRFLLTCGIFHVTDSAVICKKEAASAFSNEFGEQCKNMFYTSMQSRLLDLKQEKQLLLKLVQYCNERVEQKHASKSFRIKQYDESLLKYWRQMHAAVSVAETRGKKKEKPKPHKSAADSDKLELVFQILLLNMGLQLFREPEMAGPAIEDLLKCMQRIKEKHKSKQKAKGGVKIVDGESEEPEWIEVVVDLFLHLLSQNAIALRNIVNALFPHLCDSLNLTAVHQILAVLDMKDGHNPLSTHGEESDDDEDDEENSADEENVTKLTNGKTGGDAASESDADEDDDGDDDEDDDDEDDDDDDADEDEDEEATSADKLRNAISQALMEHGGMPTAADDDDDMASIDLNDMSEEQGRKLDEALAEAFKAMRKTGGGGAAAKKSKSYRVKITTVMHFRIRVLDLLEIYLQKQPPLLIAIEIMLALYNMLPYCVGDELKPLQTKVEKVLQKLTTLKCDTADVQEDELVAFIRLIVEQKSPATAFEAMNKMRNKCIIFLVNNANKIAVEKSAECKKVLTLCQEYIQEFLQSRNPSVNITLLSDIFRLRWTGVWNLAVTLTHDGLNMKTRAFRRIQIYEILDVLYKNHDLQRVDVSSTKQRLGEIENVLCNHIKTLAANTNVEVSPKEYSVLLQLLLQAQKTHQRLQLKSALSDVSIGQAVQSMRADSSALLQRYCVAYKLPVVRSKEKQKLNGKHVEDNAEEANGQGEKEVQDRAEGSENGVVEEQKKKRKKTTDSALRKLKKQKKEQRLQIASAGLNGGFAFVRPISQEEGSGDESA; encoded by the exons ATGATATTATTTACG gaAATGAAAGTTAAATCAGCTAAAAAAGCAGTGAAGCGAGATCCTCCTGCCGATGATGGTGCAGAAGTAGAAAAGCCAGCTGCAAAGGTATTAAAGAAAGCAAAGATGGTGTCCAACGGTGTTACAAATGGTTCGGCAGAAACGACTGTAGCAGAACAATCCGCGGTGGAGAAAGGAGCCAACGCAGTCAATAAATCCATATTCCAACATTTCAAAGAGTTAACAAATGAGGAGGAAGACAAACGTATGAAAGCTGCGTTACAATTGCTGCAACAACTAAGCAAAACCAAAGAAGCCGAAAAG CGAGAAAAAGAACTGACCTACACGCTGAAACGTTTAGTGCGTGGCTGTGGCGCTGCAACAAATACGTCACGTGCTGGATTTTACACAGGATTGGTTGCGTTGCTAAAAGCGTTCGACGAACACGAAATCAcgttggaaaatatatttaacacaaTGCACAAAGAGCTGAGTGTGGGGGCCACTGTCGCCAACaag gaCGACGCGGATGCTGTTGTTGGTAAAATACTAGTTTGTGGTGCTTTACAACAATCTGGTCGTTTGGACAACTTGAAGAATAATGAGCATTTGGAACGTATCATAAGCACATTACTGCAGGcgacaaaacaacgcagttatCATGCATCGCTAGCTTATGCACTACTTATAGAGTTAGTAGAAAAGATTTCTGCAAAAGATTTCAATGCTGTAGTGTGGCCGTTGTTGCAAATTGAGTTGCAACGCCCTTGGCCGAAACAAACACTGCAAACCGTGCACTGTCTCATTGCCGTGCAGCGCAAATTTCCAAACATCGTAAATGCCAAATTTTTAAAGGCACATTTCGGCAGCGCCGATCTACTAAATGCCGATAGTTATGCACACTTCTATCGACTATTTTGGGAACACAATAACATGCAACAATTAACACATCCAGCTTTTGAACTTTTCGGCGCTTGCTTGGCTACTAGCAACAATCTCAAAACCTTCTGGACGCAACAGGTTGATGCGGGTCTAGAAACAAGCAATAAATTACGCGAGTTGATTACACTGAAAATAGCTACTGACGTACTTAATAGTTGGCAACAAACGCAGGAGGTGGTTGTTGCAGATCTATTAAGTCCGAATTTTATGCGCCTGCTGGTTGAAGGTCTTAAGAATCAAAAGCAAAAGAAAGATGAAACTCTAAAAGCTTTCTACGACGACTTCTTCGAAGCTTTGGTGGGTTGTTGCACAAAGCTTGCCGACGACGAGCAATTGGTAGCCGTAATACGCCATCTTATACTACCGCCTGGCCTTTTTGGCATTGAAAAGTATACGAGCACACGCGTTGTGCATCAATTAATAAACGCTTTGGGCACAACGGGCGTAAAGCAATTGAATTTGCTCTATCGAGATATCTTTCTCGGCACAAAGGCGAAGAATGCCGATAATGCGAGCGAAACATGGCTCAATTTCGAACGCATGAACGCTGGATTCATGCTACAGCATTTGCTAGCACACAAAGCCGTGCGTCAGGAATACGATTGGCGCGAACAGCAATTACGTTTTCTGCTTACCTGTGGTATCTTCCATGTTACAGATTCAGCTGTCATATGCAAGAAGGAAGCGGCCTCCGCTTTCAGCAATGAATTTGGCGAACAATGTAAAAATATGTTCTATACCAGTATGCAGAGTCGTTTGCTCGACTTGAAACAGGAAAAGCAGCTGCTTTTAAAATTGGTGCAATACTGCAATGAACGCGTTGAACAAAAGCACGCCTCAAAGAGTTTTCGCATCAAACAGTATGATGAGTCCTTACTGAAATATTGGCGACAAATGCACGCAGCCGTAAGCGTTGCTGAGACGAGGGGTAAGAAAAAGGAGAAGCCGAAACCGCACAAGTCGGCAGCTGATAGTGATAAATTGGAACTggttttccaaattttactACTAAATATGGGCTTACAGTTGTTCCGCGAACCGGAAATGGCTGGACCGGCTATAGAGGACTTGCTCAAGTGTATGCAGCGCATAAAAGAGAAACACAAGAGCAAACAAAAGGCTAAGGGAGGCGTCAAAATAGTTGATGGCGAG agcgAGGAGCCCGAGTGGATTGAGGTTGTCGTGGATCTATTTCTTCATCTACTCTCACAGAATGCAATTGCGCTGCGTAATATTGTGAATGCGCTATTCCCTCACTTATGTGACAGTCTAAATCTGACAGCCGTGCACCAAATTTTAGCAGTACTAGACATGAAGGATGGACATAATCCATTAAGTACACATGGCGAAGAGAGTGACGATGATGAAGATGATGAAGAAAACAGCGCAGATGAGGAAAATGTAACGAAACTTACAAATGGCAAAACAGGCGGTGATGCTGCTTCCGAAAGTGATGCTGATGAGGATGATGATGGCGACGATGATGAAGATGATGATGACGaagacgatgatgatgatgacgctGACGAGGATGAGGACGAAGAAGCTACTTCAGCCGATAAACTTCGTAATGCCATCTCACAAGCGCTAATGGAGCATGGTGGCATGCCAACCGCAGCTGATGATGACGATGATATGGCTTCGATCGATTTGAATGACATGAGTGAAGAGCAGGGTCGTAAATTGGACGAAGCGCTAGCCGAAGCTTTTAAAGCCATGCGCAAGACCGGTGGCGGCGGTGCAGCTGCAAAGAAATCAAAGAGTTATCGTGTTAAGATCACCACAGTGATGCATTTCCGCATACGCGTACTCGATCTacttgaaatatatttgcaaaagcaACCACCATTGCTGATCGCCATCGAAATTATGTTGGCCTTATATAATATGTTGCCATATTGTGTGGGCGATGAGCTAAAGCCATTGCAAACAAAAGTGGAAAAAGTGTTGCAAAAGCTGACAACATTGAAATGCGATACCGCCGATGTGCAGGAGGATGAGTTGGTCGCATTTATACGTCTAATTGTGGAGCAAAAATCACCGGCAACCGCTTTTGAGGCGATGAATAAAATGCGCAACAAATGCATTATATTCCTAGTgaataatgcaaataaaattgcgGTGGAAAAGAGCGCCGAGTGTAAAAAAGTGTTGACGCTATGTCAAGAGTATATCCAAGAGTTCCTACAATCGCGAAATCCCAGCGTGAATATCACTCTGCTATCTGATATTTTTCGTCTACGCTGGACCGGCGTATGGAACTTGGCTGTGACGCTAACGCATGACGGGCTCAATATGAAAACACGCGCTTTCCGCCGCATACAGATATATGAGATACTCGATGTACTCTATAAAAATCATGATTTGCAACGCGTGGACGTGTCCAGCACCAAACAGCGGTTGGGTGAGATTGAAAACGTGCTTTGTAATCATATTAAAACACTAGCTGCCAACACCAACGTTGAGGTATCGCCTAAAGAGTACAGTGTACTGTTACAACTGCTGCTGCAGGCGCAGAAGACACATCAAAGGCTGCAATTGAAATCGGCGTTGTCCGACGTTTCAATTGGACAAGCGGTGCAAAGTATGCGAGCGGACTCATCGGCGCTACTGCAACGCTATTGTGTGGCATACAAGTTGCCCGTAGTGCGGAGCAAGGAGAAGCAAAAGCTTAATGGAAAGCATGTTGAAGATAATGCCGAAGAAGCGAATGGGCAGGGTGAAAAGGAAGTGCAAGATAGAGCGGAAGGAAGTGAGAATGGTGTGGTAGAGGAACAGAAGAAAAAACGTAAGAAGACTACCGATAGTGCGTTgagaaagttaaagaaacaaaagaaagaaCAGCGTCTGCAGATCGCGTCCGCAGGTTTAAATGGAGGATTTGCGTTCGTGCGTCCGATTTCTCAGGAAGAGGGATCCGGAGACGAAAGCGCgtag